The following coding sequences lie in one Arachis hypogaea cultivar Tifrunner chromosome 9, arahy.Tifrunner.gnm2.J5K5, whole genome shotgun sequence genomic window:
- the LOC112710481 gene encoding jasmonate ZIM domain-containing protein 1 isoform X1, whose product MSNFPDAVADGRRSGKAPEKSNFSQTCSLLSQFLKEKRTSGASTLGVGSKMEPRVGTKDFLASIHNSDGALRLNSAAMDSLPQLVENPCIKKSNIRSLEPETPQLTIFYSGKMLVFDAFPPDKATEVMELATKLASNSSIVEQSQPSASVATENLSKDKVPQTNNASETPRPGKQAVGSDMRYPRRASLVKFLEKRKERVIARGPYQVNNPNPKPEGSSSGGEPYPVNSPNSKHEEGSSGVVPEDQSSKHFDLNS is encoded by the exons ATGTCAAATTTCCCTGATGCGGTGGCCGATGGCCGGAGGTCCGGCAAGGCACCGGAGAAGTCCAATTTTTCTCAGACTTGCAGCCTCTTGAGCCAGTTCTTGAAGGAGAAGCGTACTTCTGGAGCTTCCACTCTCGGAGTTGGTTCTAAAATGGAGCCTAGAG TAGGTACCAAGGATTTTCTAGCCAGTATTCATAATTCAGATGGAGCTTTGAGACTAAATTCTGCGGCTATGGATTCCCTTCCCCAGCTTGTGGAAAATCCCTGCATCAAGAAGTCTAATATTAG GTCATTGGAACCTGAAACTCCACAATTGACTATATTCTATTCCGGAAAAATGTTGGTATTTGATGCCTTTCCACCAGACAAGGCCACAGAGGTAATGgagttagccaccaagttagcctCGAACAGTTCCATTGTCGAACAAAGCCAGCCCAGTGCTTCGGTTGCGACTGAAAATTTGAGTAAAGACAAAGTGCCGCAGACAAATAATGCCTCTGAAACTCCTAGGCCAGGAAAGCAAGCTGTTGGTTCCG ATATGAGGTATCCAAGGAGAGCTTCACTTGTAAAATTCcttgagaagagaaaagaaag GGTCATTGCTAGAGGACCTTACCAAGTAAACAACCCAAATCCCAAGCCTGAGGGTAGCAGTTCCGGCGGCGAACCTTACCCGGTAAACAGCCCGAATTCGAAGCACGAGGAAGGCAGTTCAGGGGTTGTACCTGAAGATCAGTCCTCCAAACACTTTGACCTTAACTCATAG
- the LOC112710481 gene encoding jasmonate ZIM domain-containing protein 1 isoform X2 gives MSNFPDAVADGRRSGKAPEKSNFSQTCSLLSQFLKEKRTSGASTLGVGSKMEPRGTKDFLASIHNSDGALRLNSAAMDSLPQLVENPCIKKSNIRSLEPETPQLTIFYSGKMLVFDAFPPDKATEVMELATKLASNSSIVEQSQPSASVATENLSKDKVPQTNNASETPRPGKQAVGSDMRYPRRASLVKFLEKRKERVIARGPYQVNNPNPKPEGSSSGGEPYPVNSPNSKHEEGSSGVVPEDQSSKHFDLNS, from the exons ATGTCAAATTTCCCTGATGCGGTGGCCGATGGCCGGAGGTCCGGCAAGGCACCGGAGAAGTCCAATTTTTCTCAGACTTGCAGCCTCTTGAGCCAGTTCTTGAAGGAGAAGCGTACTTCTGGAGCTTCCACTCTCGGAGTTGGTTCTAAAATGGAGCCTAGAG GTACCAAGGATTTTCTAGCCAGTATTCATAATTCAGATGGAGCTTTGAGACTAAATTCTGCGGCTATGGATTCCCTTCCCCAGCTTGTGGAAAATCCCTGCATCAAGAAGTCTAATATTAG GTCATTGGAACCTGAAACTCCACAATTGACTATATTCTATTCCGGAAAAATGTTGGTATTTGATGCCTTTCCACCAGACAAGGCCACAGAGGTAATGgagttagccaccaagttagcctCGAACAGTTCCATTGTCGAACAAAGCCAGCCCAGTGCTTCGGTTGCGACTGAAAATTTGAGTAAAGACAAAGTGCCGCAGACAAATAATGCCTCTGAAACTCCTAGGCCAGGAAAGCAAGCTGTTGGTTCCG ATATGAGGTATCCAAGGAGAGCTTCACTTGTAAAATTCcttgagaagagaaaagaaag GGTCATTGCTAGAGGACCTTACCAAGTAAACAACCCAAATCCCAAGCCTGAGGGTAGCAGTTCCGGCGGCGAACCTTACCCGGTAAACAGCCCGAATTCGAAGCACGAGGAAGGCAGTTCAGGGGTTGTACCTGAAGATCAGTCCTCCAAACACTTTGACCTTAACTCATAG